The following proteins are co-located in the Microplitis demolitor isolate Queensland-Clemson2020A chromosome 3, iyMicDemo2.1a, whole genome shotgun sequence genome:
- the LOC103579031 gene encoding uncharacterized protein LOC103579031: protein MKEIVHQANLSSSTNHHYASKNNNSSSTTTTSTSNNTTSITNGNNQRRYAVLSTDWISAIGEELGLHPLPDSLSKKLAEDASYRLREILHKCVTRLSHSCRKKLLSSDINSVITTLCDADPVYGSPDPMPSYHTEAQVFVPHEEIVDVASVALEPVNLSQTSEPLCDEDELMEDKNTEFRHAYAKRALKILFNGSKKTFQVLLNDCTNNNHFDGEGILNILVSIARSTVISNNAQYTRVTTRACQLIIAITSNTGTGYPYHINSVEKLTELLLELLLGQSFIDSNVETLFKTCALKLMLRWPATADKFLPMLENVLSQDDKPGSTINKKKITALELLVGIQPLVFFQPSDPLLSLDNLLNEAPSGSKLWHQVALSVNALVRSNNKLPDLKVLTEHYGDSLLPYLRPIDNEESKEILPRLLPIIVRSKIRYAKVRPSSKSPDDRLNTFPDSVLRGPRREIRFAFAGGRPVAPNNLRRVSLRANYQILRGDNRAMTASVACRRLLILRDKQNKIKTTYNLAAIQI from the exons atgaaagaaatagTTCATCAAGCTAACCTGTCATCGTCAACAAATCATCACTATGCGTCGAAAAACAACAATAGTTCGTCAACAACCACCACGAGTACGAGCAATAACACCACGAGTATAACCAATGGCAATAACCAGCGTAGATACGCAGTACTAAGTACTGATTGGATATCCGCGATCGGCGAAGAGCTGGGCCTTCATCCTCTTCCTGACTCGTTGTCAAAGAAACTCGCTGAGGATGCTTCCTACCGCTTACGAGAAATTTTGCAC aaATGTGTTACGAGGCTGAGCCACAGCTGCAGGAAGAAACTCCTGTCCTCTGATATCAACTCCGTTATCACAACTCTCTGTGATGCTGACCCAGTGTACGGATCGCCAGATCCCATGCCATCTTATCACACAGAAGCGCAAGTGTTTGTGCCACATGAAGAAATTGTTGATGTTGCCAGCGTTGCTTTGGAGCCGGTTAACTTGTCGCAAACCAGCGAACCTCTCTGTGATGAAGATGAACTTATGGAGGATAAAAATACCGAGTTTCGTCATGCTTACGCTAAACGcgccttgaaaattttatttaatggatCGAAGAAAACATTTCAG gTTTTACTGAATGACTGTAcgaataataatcattttgaCGGAGAAGGgatattaaatattctagTTTCGATCGCTAGATCAACAGTAATTTCAAATAACGCTCAATACACACGTGTTACAACACGTGCGTGTCAACTCATTATTGCAATTACATCAAACACTGGAACTGGGTACCCGTACCACATAAATTCg gTGGAAAAGTTGACAGAATTATTACTAGAACTGTTACTGGGCCAAAGTTTCATAGATTCGAACGTAGAAACATTATTCAAGACTTGTGCATTGAAGCTGATGCTCAGGTGGCCAGCGACTGCAGATAAATTTCTACCAATGCTAGAAAATGTTCTGTCGCAAGACGACAAACCTGGAagtacaattaataaaaaaaaaataactgctTTGGAACTGCTGGTGGGGATCCAGCCGTTGGTATTTTTTCAGCCGTCAGATCCTCTGTTGTCGTTGGACAATCTTCTGAACGAGGCACCTTCGGGTTCGAAGCTGTGGCACCAAGTCGCA CTTTCAGTTAACGCTCTAGTAagatcaaataataaattaccagACCTTAAAGTGTTAACTGAACATTATGGAGACTCATTGTTGCCTTACTTGAGACCAATAGACAATGAAGaaagtaaagaaattttacCACGGTTACTTCCTATCATTGTAAGAAGTAAAATACGATACGCTAAAGTACGTCCTAGTTCGAAATCACCTGATGATAGACTTAATACGTTTCCTGACTCTGTTCTACGTGGACCTCGACGGGAAATCAG gttcGCATTCGCTGGCGGCAGACCAGTAGCTCCAAATAACTTACGACGCGTAAGTTTACGCGcgaattatcaaatattacgTGGCGATAATCGTGCAATGACTGCTAGCGTTGCCTGTCGTCGTCTGTTGATCCTCCGGGAtaaacagaataaaataaaaactacttACAATCTAGCTgctattcaaatttaa
- the LOC103579030 gene encoding acylglycerol kinase, mitochondrial: protein MSRVIKFFNTIKNNWKKSVVGAAALAYGVSYANRSYQANLLMTAYCKEAVKYGDEIIPPTRAPRHITIILNPVARKRKAKKLFEKYCEPLFHLAGIAVTILQTEKESQARQLIENLNTSTDGILVAGGDGTLLDVVTGLMRKCNGSTFCAQQIPIGILPLGEANRIADSIFGSKYDELPHIRQMIDASMAAVRGNTKSIDVVKVEPLEQDEDNLIKPIYALSSIELGAWRDADSRRNKYWYWGSLRRYVTYVFNGFKNDLNWNCNATIRYTDPCPGCSKCYQQYQSSGQSDVRWWHVFIPKKITFAQSNQVDYSKVKNDDCDKFKETHVATTELSLVTNNLNNSQSGPPAVKLQVGPEYINYFEFVTEGWRRIKGENKVIKNTFEAKEIEFLPDSSEDSNKKENYFSIDNEEFELRPMKIKLIPNAVKIFCP, encoded by the exons ATGTCAcgtgtaattaaattttttaatacaattaagAATAATTGGAAGAAATCTGTAGTTGGTGCAGCTGCACTTGCATATGGAGTTTCTTACGCCAATCGAAGTTATCA ggCGAATCTGTTGATGACAGCTTACTGCAAAGAAGCTGTCAAATATGGTGACGAAATTATCCCACCAACTCGAGCACCCCGGcacattacaattattttgaaCCCGGTTGCCAGGAAAAg AAAAGCTAAGaagttgtttgaaaaataCTGCGAACCGCTATTTCATTTAGCGGGAATAGCTGTCACGATTCTCCAAACGGAGAAGGAGAGTCAAGCGAGGCAGCTCATTGAAAACTTGAACACTAGTACGGATGGTATTTTAGTTGCTGGAGGTGATGGCACTTTGTTGGATGTCGTTACCGGGTTGATGAGAAAGTGTAACGGCAGTACATTTTGCGCACAGCAAATTCCTATTGGTATTTTGCCACTTGGTGAAGCAAACAGAATAGCTGATTCAATTTTTGGTAGCAAATATGATGAGCTTCCTCACATACGCCAAATGATTGATGCGTCCATGGCCGCGGTTCGCGGTAACACTAAGTCTATTGATGTCGTTAAAGTTGAACCACTTGag CAAGACgaggataatttaataaaacctATTTATGCACTAAGTTCTATCGAATTAGGCGCGTGGAGAGACGCTGATTCTAGAAGAAATAAATACTGGTACTGGGGAAGCTTAAGAAG ATACGTGACGTATGTATTTaatggatttaaaaatgatcttAATTGGAATTGTAACGCAACAATAAGATACACGGATCCATGCCCCGGTTGCTCAAAATGTTACCAACAATATCAGTCATCCGGACAATCGGATGTTAGATGGTGGCATGTATTTATTCCtaagaaaataacttttgctCAAAGTAATCAAGTCGATTACAGCAAAGTCAAAAATGACGACTGTGATAAGTTTAAAGAAACTCATGTTGCGACAACTGAGCTAAGTTTggtgacaaataatttaaataattcgcaGTCAGGTCCGCCGGCAGTTAAATTACAAGTCG GTCCTGAATACATAAATTACTTTGAATTTGTCACTGAAGGATGGAGACGAATTAAAGgtgaaaataaagtaataaaaaatacattcgaggctaaagaaattgaatttcttCCCGACTCATCAGAAGACTCT aataaaaaagaaaattatttttcaatagataACGAAGAGTTTGAACTGAGAccgatgaaaataaaattaattcctaatgctgtaaaaatattttgcccGTAA
- the LOC103579029 gene encoding protein croquemort isoform X2, producing MSIESVSMRLEDETTPLLQQPKKMGISNLKLSIIFGVACVAICSGITAALLWNSIFYKILFKELVLSPTSQSYTMWEKTPIPMYLEIYLFNWTNPKDFSLQSKYKPHFNEMGPYVFSEVDYKVNQVWNENDTITFQQKRVWHFIASKSKGTLSDKVTNINPVAASIGYKLRFKGLFALLVVNSVLKILNETQTITKTVRELLFDGYHDELLELVNKLNVTKDLPLSKFGWFYNRNNSETYDGTFNMLTGSSGLWNTGILQEWNYSNKSKTFKHECGSINGTLGDIWPTNAENKSVNIFAPDVCTLLNLDYSEQQEHEGLVGKKYVSTARMLDNGTNVPSRACYCQDVECQPSGALNVSSCKFGAPAFISLPHFYLADPSYLNAVDGLKPSKDKHEFSMLIEPNFGIPLQVKARLQLNLLIQPIKHLSIYTNIPRIYMPVLWFKQEANLTESYGKQIKFIATLPLLGHVTFYGIACIGLLLTFIGTGLLIKRFRNSDDNQRLIPKTEVNTPSSNG from the exons atgtCAATTGAATCAGTTTCAATGAGGTTAGAAGATGAAACGACACCTttatt ACAGCAGCCAAAAAAAATGGGGATTTCTAATCTTAAATTGTCGATCATCTTCGGGGTTGCTTGTGTTGCTATTTGTTCTGGGATAACTGCTGCCCTCCTATGGaattccattttttataaaatactttttaaa GAGCTTGTCCTATCTCCAACATCACAAAGCTACACCATGTGGGAAAAAACACCTATTCCGATGTACTTagaaatttatctatttaattgGACGAACCCTAAAGACTTTTCATTACAATCTAAATACAAACCTCATTTCAATGAAATGGGTCCTTATGTCttcag TGAAGTAGACTATAAAGTAAACCAAGTGTGGAATGAAAATGACACGATAACATTTCAACAAAAACGTGTATGGCATTTTATAGCATCCAAATCAAAAGGAACGTTAAGTGATAAAGTGACAAATATTAATCCAGTAGCAGCC TCAATAGGATACAAATTAAGATTCAAAGGATTATTTGCACTACTTGTAGTTAATAGTGTCCTGAAAATTCTTAACGAAACACAGACAATTACTAAGACAGTACGTGAATTATTGTTTGATGGCTATCATGATGAATTGCTCGAGTtagttaacaaattaaatgtaaCTAAAGATTTACCACTTTCTAAATTCGGTTGGTTTTACAAC cgGAACAATTCAGAAACTTATGATGGAACCTTCAACATGCTGACGGGATCATCAGGTTTGTGGAACACGGGAATACTTCAGGAGTGGAATTACAGCAATAAATCAAAGACATTTAAGCACGAATGTGGCTCAATAAATGGCACACTAGGTGACATATGGCCGACGAACGCTGAGAATAAGTCGGTTAATATTTTCGCGCCAGATGTTTGCACTCTACTGAACCTGGACTACAGCGAGCAGCAAGAACACGAAGGTTTGGttggtaaaaaatatgtttctaCTGCAAGGATGCTTGATAATGGTACCAATGTGCCATCACGTGCTTGCTACTGTCAAGATGTCGAGTGTCAGCCCAGTGGTGCGCTCAATGTGTCATCATGCAAATTTGGCGCTCCCGCTTTTATCAGCTTGCCGCACTTTTATCTCGCGGACCCGAGTTATCTCAACGCCGTCGACGGATTAAAACCCTCGAAAGATAAACATGAATTTTCTATGCTCATTGAACCA aatttCGGAATTCCACTCCAAGTTAAAGCTCGCCTGCaactgaatttattaattcaaccGATAAAACATTTGTC aatATATACAAACATACCGCGTATTTATATGCCTGTGCTGTGGTTCAAACAGGAGGCGAATTTGACTGAATCATAtggaaaacaaattaaatttattgctacTCTGCCATTGTTGGGACACGTGACCTTTTATGGAATAGCTTGCATTGGATTATTACTAACATTCATCGGAACGGGACTTTTGATAAAAAGGTTCAGAAATTCCGACGACAATCAAAGGCTCATTCCCAAAACGGAAGTCAATACTCCGTCAAGTAACGggtga
- the LOC103579029 gene encoding protein croquemort isoform X1 — MIQRGMDNEYQDDVDFVPMHEYRGKVIEVSEKLLTLSSEMSDEDRNDESSFKNQETVDTKLENSDDNKITKSGLQSRQQPKKMGISNLKLSIIFGVACVAICSGITAALLWNSIFYKILFKELVLSPTSQSYTMWEKTPIPMYLEIYLFNWTNPKDFSLQSKYKPHFNEMGPYVFSEVDYKVNQVWNENDTITFQQKRVWHFIASKSKGTLSDKVTNINPVAASIGYKLRFKGLFALLVVNSVLKILNETQTITKTVRELLFDGYHDELLELVNKLNVTKDLPLSKFGWFYNRNNSETYDGTFNMLTGSSGLWNTGILQEWNYSNKSKTFKHECGSINGTLGDIWPTNAENKSVNIFAPDVCTLLNLDYSEQQEHEGLVGKKYVSTARMLDNGTNVPSRACYCQDVECQPSGALNVSSCKFGAPAFISLPHFYLADPSYLNAVDGLKPSKDKHEFSMLIEPNFGIPLQVKARLQLNLLIQPIKHLSIYTNIPRIYMPVLWFKQEANLTESYGKQIKFIATLPLLGHVTFYGIACIGLLLTFIGTGLLIKRFRNSDDNQRLIPKTEVNTPSSNG, encoded by the exons cGAGTACAGAGGAAAAGTAATTGAAGTCAgtgaaaaattacttacattaTCAAGTGAAATGAGTGATGAAGATCGTAATGACGAaagtagttttaaaaatcaagAGACTGTTGACACAAAGTTAGAAAATTcagatgataataaaataactaaaagtGGATTGCAAAGTCG ACAGCAGCCAAAAAAAATGGGGATTTCTAATCTTAAATTGTCGATCATCTTCGGGGTTGCTTGTGTTGCTATTTGTTCTGGGATAACTGCTGCCCTCCTATGGaattccattttttataaaatactttttaaa GAGCTTGTCCTATCTCCAACATCACAAAGCTACACCATGTGGGAAAAAACACCTATTCCGATGTACTTagaaatttatctatttaattgGACGAACCCTAAAGACTTTTCATTACAATCTAAATACAAACCTCATTTCAATGAAATGGGTCCTTATGTCttcag TGAAGTAGACTATAAAGTAAACCAAGTGTGGAATGAAAATGACACGATAACATTTCAACAAAAACGTGTATGGCATTTTATAGCATCCAAATCAAAAGGAACGTTAAGTGATAAAGTGACAAATATTAATCCAGTAGCAGCC TCAATAGGATACAAATTAAGATTCAAAGGATTATTTGCACTACTTGTAGTTAATAGTGTCCTGAAAATTCTTAACGAAACACAGACAATTACTAAGACAGTACGTGAATTATTGTTTGATGGCTATCATGATGAATTGCTCGAGTtagttaacaaattaaatgtaaCTAAAGATTTACCACTTTCTAAATTCGGTTGGTTTTACAAC cgGAACAATTCAGAAACTTATGATGGAACCTTCAACATGCTGACGGGATCATCAGGTTTGTGGAACACGGGAATACTTCAGGAGTGGAATTACAGCAATAAATCAAAGACATTTAAGCACGAATGTGGCTCAATAAATGGCACACTAGGTGACATATGGCCGACGAACGCTGAGAATAAGTCGGTTAATATTTTCGCGCCAGATGTTTGCACTCTACTGAACCTGGACTACAGCGAGCAGCAAGAACACGAAGGTTTGGttggtaaaaaatatgtttctaCTGCAAGGATGCTTGATAATGGTACCAATGTGCCATCACGTGCTTGCTACTGTCAAGATGTCGAGTGTCAGCCCAGTGGTGCGCTCAATGTGTCATCATGCAAATTTGGCGCTCCCGCTTTTATCAGCTTGCCGCACTTTTATCTCGCGGACCCGAGTTATCTCAACGCCGTCGACGGATTAAAACCCTCGAAAGATAAACATGAATTTTCTATGCTCATTGAACCA aatttCGGAATTCCACTCCAAGTTAAAGCTCGCCTGCaactgaatttattaattcaaccGATAAAACATTTGTC aatATATACAAACATACCGCGTATTTATATGCCTGTGCTGTGGTTCAAACAGGAGGCGAATTTGACTGAATCATAtggaaaacaaattaaatttattgctacTCTGCCATTGTTGGGACACGTGACCTTTTATGGAATAGCTTGCATTGGATTATTACTAACATTCATCGGAACGGGACTTTTGATAAAAAGGTTCAGAAATTCCGACGACAATCAAAGGCTCATTCCCAAAACGGAAGTCAATACTCCGTCAAGTAACGggtga
- the LOC103579029 gene encoding protein croquemort isoform X3: MGISNLKLSIIFGVACVAICSGITAALLWNSIFYKILFKELVLSPTSQSYTMWEKTPIPMYLEIYLFNWTNPKDFSLQSKYKPHFNEMGPYVFSEVDYKVNQVWNENDTITFQQKRVWHFIASKSKGTLSDKVTNINPVAASIGYKLRFKGLFALLVVNSVLKILNETQTITKTVRELLFDGYHDELLELVNKLNVTKDLPLSKFGWFYNRNNSETYDGTFNMLTGSSGLWNTGILQEWNYSNKSKTFKHECGSINGTLGDIWPTNAENKSVNIFAPDVCTLLNLDYSEQQEHEGLVGKKYVSTARMLDNGTNVPSRACYCQDVECQPSGALNVSSCKFGAPAFISLPHFYLADPSYLNAVDGLKPSKDKHEFSMLIEPNFGIPLQVKARLQLNLLIQPIKHLSIYTNIPRIYMPVLWFKQEANLTESYGKQIKFIATLPLLGHVTFYGIACIGLLLTFIGTGLLIKRFRNSDDNQRLIPKTEVNTPSSNG; this comes from the exons ATGGGGATTTCTAATCTTAAATTGTCGATCATCTTCGGGGTTGCTTGTGTTGCTATTTGTTCTGGGATAACTGCTGCCCTCCTATGGaattccattttttataaaatactttttaaa GAGCTTGTCCTATCTCCAACATCACAAAGCTACACCATGTGGGAAAAAACACCTATTCCGATGTACTTagaaatttatctatttaattgGACGAACCCTAAAGACTTTTCATTACAATCTAAATACAAACCTCATTTCAATGAAATGGGTCCTTATGTCttcag TGAAGTAGACTATAAAGTAAACCAAGTGTGGAATGAAAATGACACGATAACATTTCAACAAAAACGTGTATGGCATTTTATAGCATCCAAATCAAAAGGAACGTTAAGTGATAAAGTGACAAATATTAATCCAGTAGCAGCC TCAATAGGATACAAATTAAGATTCAAAGGATTATTTGCACTACTTGTAGTTAATAGTGTCCTGAAAATTCTTAACGAAACACAGACAATTACTAAGACAGTACGTGAATTATTGTTTGATGGCTATCATGATGAATTGCTCGAGTtagttaacaaattaaatgtaaCTAAAGATTTACCACTTTCTAAATTCGGTTGGTTTTACAAC cgGAACAATTCAGAAACTTATGATGGAACCTTCAACATGCTGACGGGATCATCAGGTTTGTGGAACACGGGAATACTTCAGGAGTGGAATTACAGCAATAAATCAAAGACATTTAAGCACGAATGTGGCTCAATAAATGGCACACTAGGTGACATATGGCCGACGAACGCTGAGAATAAGTCGGTTAATATTTTCGCGCCAGATGTTTGCACTCTACTGAACCTGGACTACAGCGAGCAGCAAGAACACGAAGGTTTGGttggtaaaaaatatgtttctaCTGCAAGGATGCTTGATAATGGTACCAATGTGCCATCACGTGCTTGCTACTGTCAAGATGTCGAGTGTCAGCCCAGTGGTGCGCTCAATGTGTCATCATGCAAATTTGGCGCTCCCGCTTTTATCAGCTTGCCGCACTTTTATCTCGCGGACCCGAGTTATCTCAACGCCGTCGACGGATTAAAACCCTCGAAAGATAAACATGAATTTTCTATGCTCATTGAACCA aatttCGGAATTCCACTCCAAGTTAAAGCTCGCCTGCaactgaatttattaattcaaccGATAAAACATTTGTC aatATATACAAACATACCGCGTATTTATATGCCTGTGCTGTGGTTCAAACAGGAGGCGAATTTGACTGAATCATAtggaaaacaaattaaatttattgctacTCTGCCATTGTTGGGACACGTGACCTTTTATGGAATAGCTTGCATTGGATTATTACTAACATTCATCGGAACGGGACTTTTGATAAAAAGGTTCAGAAATTCCGACGACAATCAAAGGCTCATTCCCAAAACGGAAGTCAATACTCCGTCAAGTAACGggtga